Genomic segment of Denticeps clupeoides chromosome 13, fDenClu1.1, whole genome shotgun sequence:
TCTGGCCAGGGAAGTGGGAAGGAAATGGGATCGAGTTTGTCCCCCCCTTTCCGCTTCGGTCCTCTAAGTAACATTGCTTGTTTCGGTATTTTGGTGTTTCTCTCTATTTTCTGGGACTCTTTGTAACTGTGACGACGCTGAGAAGGGGTGACAGCCACCGCCGCGTTCAGACAGGTTCTCTTTTTCTCGAATGAACCGTCGAACTGACACCTCGCGCAGGAACAGGCGCACCGCGGCTTTCTCAGAAAACAAAGAGGCGCAGGCGAGAACCGCGGGGCCTTTCATCCTCCAGGCCTTCTGCAGGGCTCCTCGCTCACCAGAATCATCTGAACCGCGGAGCCGAGCTTCAAAGCGACCTGCACGCTTTCGCTCGGTCCGCATTGTGGCCGGTGCAAAATGATTCGTCGATTATTCATAAGGTGCTTCAGTCCCTCGCCTGGCTCCTGCCGCCAGTTGTCATGAGACAGGGGACACGATAAAAATACTTTAATGCAGGggtggctttaaaaaaattatattattcatttttgatAGCTTTGTATTAgtcctttgttttgtgtttgacaaataGTACAAAGAAGACAACAGCTTTAATAAAGATGACTTCGGTCACcccaaaatagttttttttttctcttgcacatcagaacagcaaaaaaaaagttagttcaaatcaatttttttttattatagattATTCTAGAAGGTGTGGCTTAACTCTGATTGGCCAGCTGCAAGATGTCACCAAAGTCACTAATCAAATTTGAGTTCCATTTTAACAGATTggttgaagcaaaaaaaaaaataaaaaagaacaataaaacgATAAATAAGGTTAAGAATAAATCATGCAATTGACTTTTAATTACCTTTCCCCCCCACACATCCTGTAGCGTCATGTGTTTTCCACGGCACGGAATCATGGTATTGAGTCCATTCCCTCCTGCTTTTTGGGAAATTGCCCAATTTCCGTTCCAGCACAAACCAGTCAGCTGCATTCAGCAACACCGTATCAGAACCCATAATAGGCTGTTCCCATTGCTGATGCTTGGTGCAATTAGCACTCTCAGAGTCTTTTAGTACAAGGATTTGTTCGTTTAAGAgagattaaaatattaaaagaaaggagaagccTATTCTGAGGCCTTGTGCGCATTGGAGTGCGTAAAAATGACTCCTGAAGCTTGACTTGCACACCCATGTCACTTCAGTGCGGCTGCAGTTGACTCCTCAAATTCACACCATCAGCAAGCCAGTCACGGTGAAACCCTACCCTCCAGTTTCAGCCCAAACTGGCCCACTTGACATCTCTGAACACCTTGGAACAGTTAGGAGGGACTTGACCCCTTGAACCTCCTGACCTCCTCTCGCGTCACACGCAAGCGCAGCCCGCCACAGACGCCCCAGGGGAAGCCGGGGATTAGATAGGCCGAGGCAGCTCAGTCAGCTCCTCAGGTTTGGGGCTCCGCACTTCAGTCCCTTCGCCCCCGGCCCGCTGACAGCTGGGCTCCCTGCGGCCGCCGTGGTCTCTGCGGTGCCAGTGGAgctgggctggaggtggtgaCTTGGCTCGGGTCGTGTATGTCCTGATCTGGAATGGGGCTACAGGGGGCTGGCAGGGAGGGGCTGTGTTTCGAAGCAAGCAAATGTGGGAACGCCGACGTGTCTCACAGAGGGTCAATGAGAGacgagacagagacagaaagttTGGAGAAAGTGGCCGCGGCCAACAGAGTTCCACATGAAAGCCTCAGTGTGAGTGGGAGGCAGAACATGCAAACGCCACGCCGACTCTCTGCTTTGTGGAGCCAGAACACCAAAGTACCTGCCTTCCAGTCATCTATGTTCTCCCTCGATCCCCCCTCCCTGCCTTTCATCCCCCTCCCAACTTCTCTTCCCCTGCTTCTGCGTCCGCTCCCGTCCAACCTTCTCCTACCTCGGGTTATAATAGCCAGGctgtgaacccccccccccccctcacaagCCCCCTCCCACTCCTGACTCAAGTCACTTACGGCAGATCTTTAATATTTAtggctaaaaaaaaagccagcggAGAGGAAGGGGTGAGGGGCCTGGACTCCTCCACCGCTCCCTGGGTAGCACGAGCAGGGGCGAGGGAGGGGCCACGGGCGGTGGTTCGCTGCAACTTCAGAGCCGCGCCTCCATATTGAAGTGATTAGGGCACAGGAAGCCGAACCTGACACTGCCGACACCAAGCGGCCGCTGCCATATCCTGCCCACAAGACACTCGCCACGCCGGGCACTTGATTCGCTGTGACAACCAGCGGGGTGATTTACACACCCTGATAAGGAAAACTTGTTCGGGGGGGGAGAGAAGAAGCGAGTTTGAAGGGCAGCGACTGAAGAAGGACGACCGCGTCGAAATCCGCCGCCATCTGTTTCACTGCCCGTGTTTGTTGATTGATTAGCGCTGAAATCAACAGCAGCGACTGCATCGACGGGCAGATTATTCCCCACATTAGTGGCCTAAACTGTCATCATTTAATTAATCTATTACAAGGTCACTGTTCTCAcggctgaaatgaaatgtttataTAAAATCTTATCTTCATATAAAAGTTGTAAAATTTCATATTCCAAATAAGTTGCCCTaattacttacaatcagtcaaaacatctatatatattttcttgaaggggaaatgaaaaatgacagtTGTTTTTTTGAGGCGTaggtgtaaaatgttttttagggaaaaatattttttgacaaaGCACTACTGCCATCTGGTGGTATGGAGTAAAATGtgcattcatgtttttgtctcatttccaaattattgcactttttcattcactttcacacatgaaacattttaatttgactttaatgaattttaaacaaacataaatacaCAATGTTCATTCTAACTCTACATCCAAGTTGCAATGGAGACATAAGCGTGGCATTAAAAGGGTGTATGATCACACTCACAAATCATGCAACCAGGAATATTTCAGAGTGCAAGAGTGCAAATGAAAGGATTCGAGGTAAATGTTCTCTTTAATAACAGACCCCCAGTGCAGCAGACTACAGCCTTTACTTTTGGTGCTTTGTTCCTGTGAGGGGAGGACAGGTTCTGCTGCACACTGCAATTTACCAGCTTCTTCTGCGTCATCAAAGGTCAGTTTCACAGCCACATGTCAGAACTAGACCAGGTGAGGGTGCAAGAGAGGGGCGCTGACCTCGACCGGTGGCTGATGAGCCACAATCGCtgttaaaatgataaatattgAAACCGTGTTTAAAGTGAGTTTTTCATTGCAGATTTAACAAGCGATGATGGCTCATCCCCCCCAAACGAAGATTTCAAGTTTCAGGCATTCATGaatcatgcatttattttgccCCTCTCAATGGGGCAATGACGACACCTAATGCAAATACAGGGCCGCGCGGTGCCTAATTGTCTTTGTGCCGCCTGGTCCCTCGCTCGCAGCATGTGTGCGCTCTGCTTTCAGCTTTCGCCTGTGCTGAGTGTTTCCATTTCATTACCGGGGAGGTGAAAACAGGCAGCGTACGGAAAGGAATCTGTGCAAATTCACAAGGGCAACGGGGAATAATAAACAGCGGTACGGAACCGAGAGGAGCTCGGGCTCCAGTAAAGAACAAAGGCGATGGAAATCAATggcaaaatatgcaaatgtccTGAGAGAACAACATGCAAATTGTTCTGTGGAACTCTGCCCTGTCTCTCTTGCAgagggaaaaaatgtaaatctatacGTCCACATTTTCTTAAATTGGCAATCTTATTGTCTCAAATCAAACAAATATATTGTctagtttaaacatttttgtccaCAGTGTAGTTACTGTTTAAAGGTTCTGTTTGGGTGCTGAGGTCTCAAAAACAGTTTCTATTCGTTCCTGTGGGTACATTAATGAGAAGAAGTTTGCAAGCTGTGAAAACTGGAGCGGACTAGTGCCTATTCTAGACTGTTAAGCAGCTGAGATCAGTACAGGATGCAGCTAAACTTGTCGAACTGGCGACACTTAAGGAGCTTCAGAAGGGTCTCCATTTTGTGCACGTCCTTcttgaagcaggtgagaacgtTATAATCCCGGAGTATGGAGTCCAGCATCTCTGGCTGCACGTCCGGCTGAATGACGCTCTGCTCGTGCACTGAAGTAGTGAGGATCCCCCCCTCCAGCATCTGTCCACAATACAGAAAAAAGAGGCTTTAAGACAGATGCATTCTGTGGTCGCTATATTATCATtatgctctgattggctgagaaaaCTCAATGTCTCATTTACTTTGTTTTTCTCGTCATAAAGGGAGGAGAATCAATAATCTTGAAGCATATTTTTTCTAATGTCACATCGTAGAATGCTCCATATGTCACGATACGGTCTGGAAAAGGTTAAAATAGtcccggaccagagtttcacgttagtcctgtgcaATGTCTCCTAATCGGTTTCACctgtttaaatgtttgtgtCCGTTCTCGGTCGGGTCtgtgttatgttacatgttcaccatgttatcggatgtctcccctgtcctgttcttcaccaattaaaccccggttttgtgacatcgtgcgaatgcgtccttcttcctcgtcaacTCTTCTCGTCAtttccgttcacctgcctcgccatgtcagaTGGTTGTGGCACCATATATGTCTCAGTTCTAAAGCCTATTCCAAACAGTCCTGGTAACAACATAGAAAGTGCAGGAATTGGTGGGGAATGGGAAGAGATGACGTGCTAAATGTCAGGCATTCTAACTGGTAGTAAAATAAGGAAGTAGGGCAAATGAGAGCTGTAAAAAGCAACCTTTATGGGATCCTTCCTTTTTAATCTTTCTTCAGATTTATAAAAGCTCCTCATCTCCATAAATCTGTCTGTTCTAAGGGAGGTATCCCTAATTGGATTGGCAGTGgtgctctgtaatcagaaggttgccggttcgaatcccgagctgccaatgTGCCACAGAGTAAAGCAcagtccgcacacactgctccccgggcgcctgtcatggctgcccactgctcgtcaagggtgatggttaaatacacagGTTCAAAActccacttgctaccattgtgtcccagatgaagacacttagccctaagtgtctccagggggactgtccctgtaaattggaagatgagggtgtctgataaatgccttaaatgtaaatgtaattcatcttTTCTGGTtagtatatattaaaaatgcccTGAAATTGGACAGCAACAGTGAAACttgcattaaaacacaaacacctaCCTTGCGCATTAAGACCACCACGCCTTGCTCTAGACTCAGAAGCTTCTCTGCCACCCACTTGGTCTTGTTCAACAAGTTGTCTGGGGCGTCGTCATATTGGTTCAGGGTCGTCTGGAGGTACACCAGTGGCTCAATCCACGACTGCACCAGCATGAGCACCGAGTGGAGGAGCCACTTGTCCTGAGGATGACAGCCACTGAACATCACTGAACACCTTGGTCTTGCACACAAGCAGCTCTTAAGGGATGACTCTTCCCATAATCGATTGAGCTATATTTCTTCGGAAGGGCTCAACTATTAATCTGTCGGCCATTTATGACAAATTTTTCCTTGTTTCTCATTACGCAAAAGTGTCCCTAGCAccgctgaccaaagtgctgacTTTGCCAAAGCACTTTAACAAAAGTGAGCTTAAAGGTTAAACAAGCAAGGTCTGtggaatattaaaatatgatatctatatcagcacaaaaaaatgccTCTAATTTGCTCTGCAAAGTTCACACACCTGGAAAGCTGTGTCGTGGTAGCAGGAAGAGTTTGTTTGTACTGAGAAAAATACACACTTGACAATTTCCAGTATCACAGATAACGGGGCTTGGCACGCTGAGACCTCAGAATCGACTTGTTTGTATTTGTCATCGGGGAGAAGCTGGACTGCCATAAGCCAGTGTTACAGCCAAAGAGTacatccgattgaacatcttaACAGATGTAGTCTGCCTCGGATAGGCAATATCTACCCGGTTCTTGAatcaggagatgtggaacaGGGAATGTACTAAACTGCGCAGGGTTGGTGGCATGTTGGATTGGAGTTACCTCGCTTTGTATGTGGTGAATATTACTGTTGTTATTTGGCATTTAACACTTAACAGAAATAAGGGCGGTTTCACAAATGAAGGCTTTAGTATGCTTGAATCGTATTCAGTATAACAGTATTCGTTGATGCATTAAAACATCCGCACAGACACCCACCAAAAGAGGTGGTCTCCATTTCAATCCAATGCCTACTGACCCAAAACTGGACCAAATGCTATCACATGATTCGAGAACAGTGAATCATGGGTAAATTTCAATGTTGCTTCCTTTCTGTATTTACTGTTCCCTTGGCAATACGTATGACCTATCAGCAGAGAAAAAGTTCTCGCTTGATTTGAAGCGATGCATTTTGGTTCGCCTTGGATTTTTATCTGTGTCCAAACTCACagactgattcggaccaaagcaaacgtGTTATGGTGTAAGAGCACCATACATTTAATGACTTTATTGTAATTGTACTATCATCCATAGTTCAATAGTACAGCGAGATTGTAGTCgagattatttttattaatagttGTAGTATTACTATTGTTGTCGCTGATATAGTTTTAGGAGATTAGataattttttaatacattacaggccgaaagtttggacacaccttctcattcattgtgttttctttattttcatgaccatgtacgttggtagattctcactgaaggcataaaaactatgaatgaacacatgtggagttatgtacttaacaaaaagtggagacctggcctccacagtcaccggacctaaacccagtcgagatggtttggggtgagctggaccaacaagtgctaaacacctctgggaactccttcaagactgttggaaaaccatttcagttgacgacctcttgaagctcatcgagaaaatgccaagagtgtgcaaagcagtaatcagagcaaagaaactagaatataaaatgttttcagttatttcacctttttttgttaagtacagaactccacatgtgttcattcatagttttgatgccttcagtgagaatctaccaacgtaaatggtcataaaaataaagaaaacacattgaatgagaaggtgtcctaacttttggcctgtacagtatgcATTTCATAACCATGACAGCCTCATGATGATTGTAATAATATACTCATTGTTGCGCATCTGGACAGTTAAGCTGCTCTACTGAACATGGTATTCAGAAAAGAAATATATAGACCAGGAACCGGTCTGacaacactttttttaatgGTAAAGTAGTTTTGGTTGCAGCGCCACAGCAAGAAGTGAGGTAAAAAACGTCAGCGTTAATTTAAAGTGACTGCTGAGGCGATGAGAAGACTGAATTTGGCTCCCGGGAGCTGAGGCTCACTCAGTCAGTGAGTGACCGCTTCTGCGAATAACACTGCATGCCCCGCTGCCAGGAGGTACTGAGGGACTGTAGTACGTCTGCAACGCTTTACAGAACAAACAAACCCGCCAAACTGCATCCCGTCCCTCCACCATCTGCTCACCGATATCTGCTGGAGCTCGCTCTTAGAGCTCGGGATAGGGAAAGGCTGGGCCATGCATACGTTTCCTCCTTGGATTCTCACGGCGCGCATTGGCAGGGGGATAAACATGTCTTCCTGCAAAATTAAAGAATAAAGTGGGTGGAAAATACTCGGAAAAAAAACGGTGTGAATTATGAACATGACAGGTCTTAAGCCGACAATTTTCCAAATGACTGAATATTTCATCCTGATTGGACCACAAGACATGCTGACAATATGAAGTCAAATATATATTCAACTACAAGCTCTTAAGCCATGGtctaattttattttcatcattttccACATCAAAAATACTCTTGAGATCAGTAAGAGGAGGACACGGTTACAGGCATGAGGAGCTATACCCATACAGGcgtttcttgtttttcttaattttttctgTCGCACTTTCATTCAGAGATAGAGATCTGACATCATTTATTGGGCTCATCAGGCAGCTTATGCAACAAAACCTGAATGATTACACATTACATTTGCTGCACCATTAATTTGTCATCATCTAGGTGCTGAAATCAGGATCAACACAAACTATTGTAAAGAATATCAAATTTGAttagaataa
This window contains:
- the smtla gene encoding somatolactin alpha, whose product is MIIYQDSALMAKTVASGRELVQALQEERESGRSFGVKKKADPFPDVIPEVDGLALQSILESRSVPWSWVWGLLFWTCWETLAQPLDCKDELGGFTRCTSISQEKLLDRIIQHAELIYRVSEESCALFEDMFIPLPMRAVRIQGGNVCMAQPFPIPSSKSELQQISDKWLLHSVLMLVQSWIEPLVYLQTTLNQYDDAPDNLLNKTKWVAEKLLSLEQGVVVLMRKMLEGGILTTSVHEQSVIQPDVQPEMLDSILRDYNVLTCFKKDVHKMETLLKLLKCRQFDKFSCILY